One genomic region from Sulfurimonas sp. encodes:
- a CDS encoding response regulator: MGIFSFFQKQKPQVKELNHYSSYFTKELIWEIVDSNSSMMLFFTKEAGWIGANKLFFNTFGLTDIEDFRSKYESVRELFLNESEEIFTQDDKSWLDYIKKYKKDGYHITILNTDNEILTINAKCHSLESSREFYIVELEDITKLELSKLKIKEVEKLKSRFLSNIGHEFRTPMNGILGFIELFEQTNLNKTQTEYLNMINRSSRNLMSNIETLLDLSQMQGGRLKLNPSVFNISVEMEKIAYNYSSFAKDKGINLFAFIDPKLPTELKADFGKIKQVMNSLIQNAIKFTSKGGRIIVEVKLLKKHLKGGCSIGFSVKDNGKGIANEHIALITEPFNAGTQADERLGIGLSLSHGLVNLLGSELKIQSEEGYGSYFNFTLNFKDAKGQAYKMMSKKRVKILLLDPKRVDEANFLTIYLRSFAIDVVKSNILDEKVYDGIQTLYVIANKKDSTWMLELGAYSKKTAVILFLEEDEKLQTKFTHIVDEVFRKPLLASVVAKQLNLIYKEDKVVKIQTKNIMQKNINALVVEDNFINQKLMNILLKEYDVKVFTASNGNEAVDMCEKKNFDIIFMDIDMPEKNGIIATKEIKQKINKNEKTPIIALTAMAMQGDKEMLLFEGLDDYMAKPLNRAILENMLHKYLRVSSV, encoded by the coding sequence ATGGGTATTTTTTCATTTTTTCAAAAACAAAAGCCTCAAGTTAAAGAGTTAAATCATTATAGTAGTTATTTTACAAAAGAATTGATTTGGGAGATAGTTGACTCAAACAGTTCAATGATGCTTTTTTTTACAAAAGAGGCTGGCTGGATAGGAGCAAATAAACTTTTTTTTAATACATTTGGACTTACAGATATAGAAGATTTTCGTTCAAAATATGAAAGTGTAAGAGAATTATTTTTAAATGAAAGTGAAGAAATTTTTACACAAGATGATAAAAGTTGGCTAGATTATATAAAAAAATACAAAAAAGATGGTTACCACATAACTATTTTAAATACAGATAATGAGATATTAACAATAAATGCAAAATGTCATAGTTTAGAAAGTTCAAGAGAATTTTATATAGTAGAGTTAGAAGATATTACTAAACTTGAACTTTCAAAACTAAAAATTAAAGAAGTTGAAAAATTAAAGTCAAGATTTTTATCAAACATAGGTCATGAATTTAGAACTCCAATGAACGGAATACTTGGTTTTATTGAGCTCTTTGAGCAAACAAATCTTAACAAAACACAAACTGAATATTTGAATATGATAAACCGTTCTTCACGAAACTTAATGTCAAATATAGAAACACTTTTAGACCTTTCTCAGATGCAAGGAGGTAGGTTGAAGTTAAATCCATCTGTTTTTAATATTTCTGTAGAGATGGAAAAAATAGCTTACAACTACTCATCTTTTGCTAAAGATAAGGGTATAAACCTTTTTGCTTTTATAGACCCTAAACTTCCAACGGAGTTAAAGGCTGATTTTGGAAAAATAAAACAAGTTATGAATTCTCTTATTCAAAATGCTATTAAATTCACTTCAAAAGGTGGAAGAATTATAGTTGAAGTTAAGTTACTAAAAAAACATCTTAAAGGCGGATGTAGTATAGGTTTCAGTGTGAAGGACAATGGAAAAGGTATAGCAAATGAGCACATAGCACTTATAACTGAACCTTTTAATGCTGGAACACAAGCTGATGAGAGATTAGGAATAGGGCTTAGTTTGTCACATGGTTTGGTGAATTTACTTGGTTCTGAGCTTAAAATTCAAAGTGAAGAAGGTTATGGAAGTTATTTTAATTTTACATTAAATTTTAAAGATGCTAAAGGTCAAGCATATAAAATGATGAGTAAAAAAAGAGTTAAAATTTTACTACTTGACCCTAAAAGAGTTGATGAAGCCAACTTTTTAACTATATATCTTCGCTCTTTTGCTATTGATGTTGTAAAATCAAATATTTTAGATGAAAAAGTATATGATGGCATCCAAACACTTTATGTAATTGCAAATAAAAAAGATTCTACATGGATGCTTGAGTTAGGTGCATACTCTAAAAAAACTGCTGTTATTTTATTTTTAGAAGAAGATGAAAAACTACAAACAAAATTTACACATATTGTAGATGAAGTTTTTAGAAAACCACTTTTAGCAAGTGTTGTTGCGAAACAACTAAATTTAATTTACAAAGAAGATAAAGTAGTAAAAATTCAAACTAAAAATATTATGCAAAAAAATATTAATGCATTGGTTGTTGAAGATAACTTTATAAATCAAAAATTAATGAACATACTTCTTAAAGAGTATGATGTAAAAGTTTTTACTGCATCTAATGGAAATGAAGCTGTAGATATGTGTGAAAAAAAGAATTTTGATATTATATTTATGGATATTGATATGCCAGAAAAAAATGGTATTATTGCGACAAAAGAGATAAAACAAAAGATAAACAAAAATGAAAAAACACCAATAATCGCGCTAACGGCAATGGCTATGCAGGGAGATAAAGAGATGCTATTATTTGAAGGTTTAGATGACTATATGGCGAAGCCTTTAAACAGAGCAATATTGGAAAATATGCTTCATAAATACCTTAGAGTTTCATCTGTTTAA
- the nth gene encoding endonuclease III encodes MKKATKKEILEIHQLFIDKYSDAVTELEYKNAYELVIAVSLSAQCTDKRVNILTPKLFEKYPNTHELANANIADVKALINTCSFFNNKAKNIIAMAKRVEEVYNGEIPMDAKELITLGGVGQKTANVVMIEYTGANLMAVDTHVFRVSHRLGLSDDKTATATEATLVKKFKNNLHALHQGMVLFGRYICTAKNPKCEECFLTEFCKTTKTFKV; translated from the coding sequence ATGAAAAAAGCAACAAAGAAAGAGATTTTAGAAATACACCAACTCTTCATAGATAAATATAGTGACGCTGTAACTGAGTTAGAATATAAAAATGCTTATGAGTTAGTTATAGCAGTTTCACTCTCAGCACAATGCACAGATAAGCGAGTAAATATACTAACTCCTAAACTATTTGAAAAATACCCAAACACACATGAACTAGCAAACGCTAACATAGCTGATGTAAAAGCTCTCATAAATACTTGTTCTTTTTTTAACAATAAAGCAAAAAATATTATTGCAATGGCAAAACGAGTTGAAGAAGTTTACAATGGCGAAATTCCAATGGATGCAAAAGAGTTAATAACTCTTGGTGGAGTTGGTCAAAAAACTGCAAATGTTGTGATGATAGAATACACAGGAGCGAATTTAATGGCAGTTGACACTCATGTCTTTCGTGTTTCACACAGACTTGGACTAAGTGATGATAAAACAGCCACTGCAACAGAGGCAACTTTAGTAAAAAAATTTAAAAATAATCTTCATGCTCTTCATCAAGGTATGGTTCTTTTTGGTCGTTACATTTGTACTGCTAAAAATCCAAAATGCGAAGAATGCTTTTTAACAGAATTTTGTAAAACAACAAAAACTTTTAAGGTTTAG
- the cmoA gene encoding carboxy-S-adenosyl-L-methionine synthase CmoA gives MNDKVFTKPIKKQFEFDEEVAAVFDDMLERSVPFYKESQKITEFFALKHLKDGSILYDLGSSTASLLLNINRKLECKATLVGLDNSEAMLEQAKKKCQALGAKIELKNADILEYDYKEADVFVSNYTLQFIRPLVREELVKKIASTLKKGGIFIFSEKVISHHSKLNIDLIECYYDFKKEKGYSEYEIMQKREALENVLVPYSEEENIKMAKNCGFSHCEVVFRWANFATFIAIK, from the coding sequence ATGAATGATAAAGTTTTTACAAAACCAATAAAAAAACAATTTGAGTTTGATGAAGAAGTAGCAGCAGTTTTTGATGATATGCTTGAGCGAAGTGTTCCTTTTTATAAAGAGAGTCAAAAGATTACAGAATTTTTTGCACTTAAGCATTTAAAAGATGGCTCTATTCTTTACGACTTAGGCTCATCAACTGCATCTTTACTTTTAAACATTAATAGAAAGCTTGAGTGCAAAGCAACTTTAGTTGGACTTGATAACTCTGAAGCGATGCTAGAACAAGCTAAAAAAAAGTGCCAGGCTCTTGGTGCTAAAATAGAACTTAAAAATGCTGATATATTAGAGTATGACTATAAAGAAGCCGATGTATTTGTAAGTAACTATACTCTACAATTTATTCGTCCATTAGTACGAGAAGAACTTGTAAAAAAGATAGCATCTACACTAAAGAAAGGAGGAATCTTTATTTTTAGTGAAAAGGTTATTTCTCATCACTCTAAACTCAACATTGACCTTATTGAGTGTTACTATGACTTTAAAAAAGAGAAAGGGTATTCAGAGTATGAAATCATGCAAAAAAGAGAAGCCTTGGAAAATGTTTTAGTTCCATATAGTGAAGAAGAAAATATAAAAATGGCAAAAAATTGTGGTTTTTCTCATTGTGAAGTGGTTTTTAGGTGGGCAAATTTCGCAACTTTTATAGCTATAAAGTAA
- the fbaA gene encoding class II fructose-bisphosphate aldolase, which translates to MSKGVFDIVKAGVLFGDDVQNVYDMAKEQGFAIPAVNVISTDSINGILEAAKKVNSPVIIQFSNGGASYFAGKGLSNEGERAAIVGAIAGAKYVHQMAVAYGVAVILHTDHAAKKLLPWIDALLDAGEKHFNHTGKALYSSHMLDLSEEPLEENISTCKKYLERMSKIDMSIEIELGCTGGEEDGVDNTNIDNSLLYTQPEDVAFAYKELNEVSPHFTIAASFGNVHGVYKPGNVSLTPSILDNSQKYISEKFATDAKPVNFVFHGGSGSLPSEISEAIGYGVIKMNIDTDTQWATWVGTKEYVEKNNAYLQGQIGNPDGEDKPNKKYYDPRKWLRAGQLSLVSRVEVAFKDLNAMDRN; encoded by the coding sequence ATGAGCAAAGGCGTATTTGATATTGTAAAAGCAGGTGTTCTTTTTGGAGATGATGTTCAAAATGTGTATGACATGGCTAAAGAGCAAGGTTTTGCTATACCTGCTGTAAACGTAATCTCAACTGATTCTATCAATGGGATTTTAGAAGCTGCAAAGAAAGTAAACTCTCCTGTAATAATTCAGTTTAGTAATGGTGGAGCATCTTATTTTGCTGGAAAAGGTTTAAGTAATGAAGGTGAAAGAGCAGCTATAGTTGGTGCTATCGCTGGTGCTAAATATGTCCATCAAATGGCAGTTGCTTATGGTGTTGCTGTTATCCTTCATACAGACCATGCAGCAAAAAAACTTCTTCCTTGGATAGATGCTTTGCTAGATGCTGGTGAAAAACATTTTAATCATACGGGAAAAGCTTTGTATTCATCTCATATGCTAGACCTTTCAGAAGAGCCTTTAGAAGAAAATATTAGCACTTGTAAAAAATATTTAGAGCGAATGAGCAAAATAGATATGAGCATAGAGATAGAGCTAGGTTGTACTGGTGGTGAAGAAGATGGAGTAGATAATACAAATATTGACAATTCACTTTTATATACTCAACCAGAAGATGTAGCATTTGCTTACAAAGAATTAAATGAAGTATCTCCTCATTTTACAATAGCCGCTTCATTTGGTAATGTTCATGGTGTTTATAAACCAGGAAATGTATCATTAACTCCAAGCATCTTAGATAATTCTCAAAAATATATATCAGAAAAATTTGCTACAGATGCTAAACCTGTAAACTTTGTGTTTCACGGTGGTTCAGGTTCTCTTCCTTCAGAGATTAGCGAAGCTATTGGTTATGGTGTCATAAAGATGAATATCGACACAGATACTCAATGGGCAACTTGGGTAGGAACTAAAGAGTATGTAGAAAAAAATAATGCTTATCTTCAAGGTCAAATCGGAAACCCTGATGGCGAAGATAAACCAAACAAAAAATATTACGACCCAAGAAAATGGTTGAGAGCTGGACAACTTAGTTTAGTATCTCGTGTTGAAGTTGCTTTTAAAGACTTGAATGCGATGGATAGAAATTAA
- a CDS encoding flagellar assembly protein A, producing the protein MREIQSTTVKTKNVKKSIARFASQNEISIDICDFTIRKTATYMKTSLDDDFKLFNENVAEHYKDKNELVNQHVEFHQLYILTLAKAKEPSIKLSYILELGKHKCMPILILKPDSIIPYKKLKPKETYALLVKEFNKIKVRNTILINLFDESMLNKLKAFTKHLYSGKFKKNIKFSLFEGIEPKITRAGKLILWFKNKENDDKHQIIEVEKDEVLVEYKKPIYGKSGFSAEGKHLGASYSTNADDLRTPIDAATIYIEENDDKKLYKSKVKGFVKFTTRLLAIDNKVKISKISRVEDSIAKEEDNNIEVHISQNDTTKDSIGEGVELVSETIHVNGHIGANSILEAVNLRIDGATHKNSIQFAKTAKINRHKGTLRCKEAKISLLEGGTVHATTIEVEASLGGTIYAQNVTIGHVKSNLKVYASESITINLVSGEDNLFKINYKDIPILNSKVDLINEDIINLKDDLEEAQRHNQSKIPEIEKNILNFKNELQYIQESTLRAKISIEKPFIGLNRIVFTLYNEDEIMYKTQAQSYKPFYLKVSEDKITLEPVKKSISLN; encoded by the coding sequence ATGAGGGAGATTCAAAGTACAACAGTTAAAACTAAAAATGTTAAAAAATCTATTGCTCGTTTTGCATCACAAAATGAGATATCTATAGATATTTGTGATTTTACCATAAGAAAAACAGCAACATATATGAAAACAAGCTTAGATGATGATTTTAAACTATTTAATGAAAATGTAGCAGAACATTACAAAGATAAAAATGAATTAGTAAATCAACATGTAGAGTTTCATCAACTCTACATTCTTACACTTGCTAAAGCAAAAGAACCTTCTATTAAACTAAGCTATATCTTAGAACTTGGTAAACATAAATGTATGCCGATTCTAATCTTAAAACCTGACTCAATCATTCCATACAAAAAGTTAAAGCCAAAAGAAACATATGCTCTTTTAGTAAAAGAATTTAACAAAATAAAAGTAAGAAATACCATCTTAATCAATCTTTTTGATGAAAGTATGCTAAATAAACTAAAAGCATTTACAAAACATCTTTATAGCGGAAAATTTAAAAAAAATATAAAATTTTCTCTTTTTGAAGGAATTGAACCGAAAATAACACGAGCTGGTAAACTAATCCTTTGGTTTAAAAATAAAGAGAATGATGATAAGCATCAAATCATTGAGGTTGAAAAAGATGAAGTTTTAGTTGAGTATAAAAAACCCATCTATGGAAAAAGTGGTTTTAGTGCAGAGGGAAAACATCTAGGTGCTTCATACTCAACTAATGCTGATGACCTTAGAACACCAATAGATGCAGCAACAATATATATAGAAGAAAATGATGATAAAAAACTATATAAGAGCAAGGTAAAAGGTTTTGTAAAATTTACTACAAGATTATTAGCTATTGATAACAAAGTAAAAATCTCAAAAATCTCAAGAGTAGAGGACTCTATAGCAAAAGAAGAAGATAACAATATAGAAGTACACATCTCTCAAAATGACACTACAAAAGACAGTATTGGAGAGGGAGTGGAGTTAGTTAGTGAAACTATCCATGTTAATGGACATATTGGTGCAAACAGCATCTTAGAAGCCGTTAACTTGCGTATTGATGGAGCGACACATAAAAATTCTATACAATTTGCTAAAACTGCTAAGATAAACAGACATAAAGGCACACTTAGATGCAAAGAAGCAAAAATCTCACTTCTTGAAGGAGGAACTGTTCATGCAACTACGATTGAAGTAGAAGCTTCATTGGGTGGTACTATTTATGCGCAGAATGTAACTATTGGACATGTTAAAAGTAACTTGAAAGTATATGCATCTGAATCAATTACAATTAATTTGGTAAGTGGTGAGGATAACCTTTTTAAAATAAATTATAAAGATATACCCATTTTAAATTCTAAAGTTGATTTGATAAATGAAGATATTATCAACTTAAAAGATGACCTTGAAGAAGCACAAAGACACAATCAATCTAAAATACCTGAGATTGAAAAAAATATACTTAACTTCAAAAATGAACTCCAATACATTCAAGAATCAACTTTAAGGGCTAAAATAAGTATTGAAAAACCATTTATTGGCTTAAATAGAATTGTCTTTACTCTTTATAATGAAGATGAAATAATGTACAAAACACAAGCACAAAGCTATAAACCATTTTATCTAAAAGTTAGTGAAGATAAAATCACTTTAGAACCTGTTAAAAAATCTATCTCTCTTAATTAA
- a CDS encoding XRE family transcriptional regulator, with product MKIDDLFNILHNSLEYKNNGKKISLKDMANSFGVSMRTYQDWKLGRAKPQAASIVMKMLGQLDDDEIIRTVRKINKLEEA from the coding sequence ATGAAAATTGATGATTTATTTAATATCCTCCATAACTCATTGGAATACAAAAATAATGGAAAAAAGATATCACTCAAAGATATGGCTAATTCATTTGGTGTTTCAATGCGCACATATCAAGACTGGAAGCTAGGTCGAGCTAAACCTCAGGCAGCATCTATAGTTATGAAAATGTTGGGACAATTAGATGATGATGAGATTATAAGAACTGTTAGAAAAATCAACAAACTTGAAGAGGCATAG
- a CDS encoding HU family DNA-binding protein, whose protein sequence is MNKAQFVELVQASGEYKTKVEAEAAIKAFTQAVTTALVKKEDVSLVGFGSFTANLQKGKSGKVPGTDKTYTTQDKMVPKFKAGKGLKDRVAAGK, encoded by the coding sequence ATGAATAAAGCTCAATTCGTTGAATTAGTACAAGCAAGTGGTGAATACAAAACTAAAGTTGAAGCAGAAGCTGCTATTAAAGCTTTTACACAAGCAGTAACAACTGCTTTAGTTAAAAAAGAAGATGTTTCTTTAGTTGGTTTTGGTAGTTTTACTGCTAACCTTCAAAAAGGTAAAAGTGGTAAAGTTCCAGGTACAGATAAAACTTATACTACTCAAGACAAAATGGTTCCTAAGTTTAAAGCTGGTAAAGGTCTTAAAGACCGCGTTGCAGCTGGTAAATAG
- a CDS encoding peptidylprolyl isomerase, which yields MFKILFTFLLMLSIHLQANENNPRVILQTTQGKIELILFKDIAPLTVQNFTTHVKNGYFNGIAFHRIIKDFMIQGGDPSESGFGGESIWGKPFKDEFKNKTFNKVGILAMANTGPHTNGSQFFITTAKTPWLNGRHTIFGEITPASMSTIMKLNSVATLGRNGGDKPLERQEIIKAYIKK from the coding sequence ATGTTTAAAATATTGTTTACATTTTTATTAATGTTATCAATCCACTTACAAGCAAATGAAAATAATCCACGCGTTATACTACAAACAACACAAGGAAAGATTGAACTTATCCTTTTTAAAGATATTGCACCTTTAACGGTGCAAAATTTTACAACTCATGTTAAAAATGGATATTTTAATGGTATAGCTTTTCATAGAATTATAAAAGATTTTATGATTCAAGGGGGCGATCCAAGTGAGAGTGGTTTTGGTGGTGAAAGCATCTGGGGAAAACCTTTTAAAGATGAGTTTAAAAATAAAACCTTTAATAAAGTTGGCATTTTAGCCATGGCAAATACTGGTCCTCACACAAATGGAAGCCAATTTTTCATAACAACAGCTAAAACACCTTGGTTAAATGGAAGGCACACTATATTTGGTGAAATTACTCCAGCATCTATGAGTACAATAATGAAACTAAATAGCGTTGCTACTCTTGGGAGAAATGGTGGGGATAAACCACTTGAACGACAAGAAATCATAAAAGCATATATCAAAAAATAA
- a CDS encoding inorganic phosphate transporter, which yields MEIQTMKKLEKEALKKSSPDFTKLGLALFFMIGVLTFSFLSNGGIPNNMFLAIAALIGAYMAMNIGANDVANNVGPAVGSKALTLTTAIIIAAVFEAAGALIAGGEVVKTIKKGIIDISAFGGNSDPFIWAMMAALLAAALWLNFATMVRAPVSTTHSIVGGVMGAGIAASGFSIVSWGTMAKIAASWIISPILGGVIAALFLYSIKKSIVFKDDKISAAKTWVPVFVATMSWAFITYLTLKGLKKIWPQIVEILNFVPLVSIETTEKPTLMTALILGFIVAIVVYFLVKIRLKSNSTMLENNRASVNSLFTIPLIFAAALLSFAHGANDVANAIGPLAAINDAVINGGISTKASIPIWVMGVGALGIALGLALYGPKLIKTVGSEITDLDQIRAFSVAMAASITVIIASQLGLPVSSTHIAIGGVFGVGFLREWLHLTDNRPTIADDKLTIKDEKKNLNAYHAERLTLEDKDNKNQNDYERIVELYKFMAVEEKLIKATKKHIKQTKKVEYVKRDAIKKIITAWVVTVPAAAVLAGLLFFMIKGIMA from the coding sequence ATGGAAATACAAACTATGAAAAAGCTTGAAAAAGAGGCATTAAAAAAGAGTAGTCCTGACTTTACAAAACTAGGGTTAGCACTATTTTTTATGATTGGTGTTTTAACTTTTAGCTTTTTAAGTAATGGTGGAATTCCAAACAATATGTTTTTAGCTATCGCTGCACTAATCGGTGCTTATATGGCGATGAACATAGGTGCAAATGATGTTGCAAATAATGTTGGACCTGCTGTTGGTTCAAAAGCACTTACTCTTACAACTGCCATAATCATTGCTGCCGTATTTGAAGCTGCTGGTGCCCTTATAGCTGGTGGGGAAGTTGTTAAAACCATCAAAAAAGGTATCATTGATATTTCTGCTTTTGGTGGAAATAGTGACCCTTTTATCTGGGCTATGATGGCAGCTCTTTTAGCAGCGGCTTTATGGCTTAACTTTGCGACAATGGTTCGCGCTCCTGTTTCAACTACCCACTCAATAGTTGGTGGAGTGATGGGTGCGGGCATTGCAGCTTCTGGTTTTTCAATAGTATCTTGGGGTACAATGGCAAAAATTGCTGCTTCTTGGATAATTTCACCTATTTTAGGTGGTGTTATTGCCGCTTTATTTTTATACTCCATAAAAAAGTCTATCGTATTTAAAGATGATAAAATAAGTGCTGCCAAAACATGGGTTCCTGTTTTTGTTGCCACTATGTCATGGGCTTTTATAACTTACTTAACACTAAAAGGGCTAAAAAAAATATGGCCACAAATAGTTGAAATATTAAATTTTGTACCTTTAGTGTCTATTGAGACGACAGAAAAACCAACTCTTATGACTGCTCTTATTTTAGGTTTTATAGTTGCCATAGTGGTTTACTTTCTTGTAAAAATAAGACTAAAGTCAAACTCAACGATGCTTGAGAACAACAGAGCATCTGTAAATTCTCTTTTCACTATCCCTTTGATTTTTGCAGCAGCCCTGCTTAGTTTTGCTCATGGTGCAAATGATGTAGCAAATGCCATAGGACCCTTAGCTGCGATAAATGACGCAGTTATAAATGGAGGCATCTCTACTAAAGCATCTATACCTATTTGGGTTATGGGAGTTGGAGCCTTAGGTATCGCTCTTGGTTTAGCACTTTATGGACCTAAACTCATAAAAACTGTTGGCTCTGAAATCACAGACCTTGACCAAATAAGAGCCTTCTCCGTAGCAATGGCGGCTTCTATTACAGTTATAATCGCTTCTCAGCTAGGACTTCCTGTGAGTTCTACTCATATTGCTATCGGTGGTGTTTTTGGAGTTGGTTTCTTAAGAGAATGGTTACACCTAACTGATAACAGACCTACTATTGCTGATGATAAACTGACCATAAAAGATGAAAAGAAAAATCTAAATGCTTACCATGCAGAACGCCTTACATTAGAGGATAAAGATAATAAAAATCAAAATGATTATGAGAGAATAGTTGAGCTGTATAAATTTATGGCAGTTGAAGAAAAACTCATAAAAGCCACAAAAAAGCATATAAAACAAACTAAAAAAGTAGAGTATGTTAAAAGAGATGCTATCAAAAAAATCATTACTGCTTGGGTTGTTACAGTTCCAGCAGCAGCTGTTTTAGCAGGTTTATTATTTTTTATGATTAAAGGTATTATGGCTTAG
- the folP gene encoding dihydropteroate synthase, with translation MQINKLSNSIDAKEYLKRLGVDGGGVDILASKMAYHVIYIKDLHVGGANILKQDALSIGADLAVPRGTVLAITPLVDCILIATSKQLKILSKKELSQPFGLKELAKKLSFINKVKKPKCVEIMGVINANNDSFFSGSRFVDAKAIDAIIKMIQDGANIIDIGAVSSSPNSLSVSVEEELNRVKPIIDAIKKENLYEKAKFSIDSYEPKVIEYALDNGFKILNDITGLANDELCKLCASYDATAIIMHMQGTPLTMQKEPKYESVLSDIYKFFEQRIQKAQSFGVNDIVLDIGIGFGKTLEHNLMLIKHLENFLTLDKPLLVGASRKSMIDKISSSLVQDRLAGTLTLHLEAIKNGASMIRVHDVYEHTQAIKVQEALNKT, from the coding sequence ATGCAAATTAATAAACTATCAAATAGTATAGATGCTAAAGAGTATTTAAAAAGACTTGGAGTTGATGGTGGTGGAGTTGATATACTAGCTTCTAAGATGGCTTATCATGTCATATATATAAAAGATTTACATGTAGGTGGGGCAAATATTTTAAAGCAAGATGCCCTTTCTATCGGAGCAGATTTAGCTGTGCCTCGTGGAACTGTTTTAGCCATTACACCTTTAGTAGATTGTATATTAATTGCCACCTCAAAACAGTTAAAAATTCTAAGTAAAAAAGAACTCTCACAACCCTTTGGACTTAAAGAACTTGCAAAAAAACTTTCTTTTATAAACAAAGTAAAAAAGCCAAAGTGTGTAGAAATTATGGGTGTTATAAATGCAAATAATGATAGTTTTTTTAGCGGAAGTAGATTTGTAGATGCCAAGGCAATAGATGCAATTATAAAAATGATACAAGATGGTGCAAATATTATAGATATTGGTGCTGTGTCCTCCTCTCCAAATAGTTTAAGTGTAAGCGTTGAAGAAGAGTTAAATAGAGTTAAGCCAATCATAGATGCTATAAAAAAAGAAAACCTTTATGAAAAAGCCAAATTTTCCATTGATAGTTATGAGCCAAAAGTTATAGAGTATGCACTTGATAATGGTTTTAAAATACTTAATGATATAACAGGTTTAGCCAACGATGAGCTTTGTAAACTTTGTGCTAGTTATGATGCGACAGCGATTATCATGCATATGCAAGGAACTCCTTTAACTATGCAAAAAGAGCCAAAATATGAAAGTGTTTTAAGTGATATTTATAAATTTTTTGAGCAAAGAATACAAAAAGCGCAAAGTTTTGGAGTTAATGATATAGTTTTAGATATAGGAATAGGGTTTGGAAAAACACTAGAGCATAATCTTATGTTAATAAAACATTTAGAGAACTTTTTAACTCTTGATAAACCACTATTAGTGGGAGCTTCTAGAAAATCAATGATAGATAAGATATCTTCATCTTTAGTACAAGATAGGCTAGCAGGAACGCTAACTCTTCATCTAGAGGCTATTAAAAATGGAGCTTCTATGATTAGAGTTCATGATGTTTATGAACATACACAAGCTATAAAGGTACAAGAGGCTTTAAATAAAACCTAA
- a CDS encoding DNA polymerase III subunit delta': MSVHEVVRGHILIASDVEAQFHKLQESLKPHRVVGFIEDKFLIEHAKAVIAEAYISESSIKYIVLGALEFHVVSQNSLLKVFEEPPRNIEFIIITPTKSNLLPTVRSRLPIKKTKNISKIYECELNFSKLSYEDVFTFLKKHAWTSRNEAKELLESLYHRATVVDMLILSQKQLDNFDKAYRLLELNSKPQNILTLVLMGFIDAN, encoded by the coding sequence ATGTCAGTTCATGAGGTTGTAAGAGGGCATATCTTAATTGCTAGTGATGTAGAAGCTCAGTTTCATAAACTTCAAGAATCTTTAAAACCACATAGAGTAGTTGGCTTTATTGAGGATAAATTTTTAATTGAACATGCAAAGGCAGTTATAGCTGAGGCATACATAAGTGAATCAAGTATAAAGTATATAGTCTTAGGTGCTTTAGAGTTTCATGTAGTTTCTCAAAACTCACTTTTAAAAGTTTTTGAAGAACCTCCTAGAAATATAGAGTTTATTATCATAACTCCAACTAAATCAAACCTTCTTCCTACTGTTCGCTCAAGACTTCCAATCAAAAAAACTAAAAATATTAGTAAAATTTATGAATGCGAATTAAACTTTTCAAAACTTAGTTATGAAGATGTTTTTACCTTTTTAAAGAAACATGCTTGGACAAGTAGAAACGAAGCCAAAGAGTTACTAGAATCTCTTTATCACAGAGCAACAGTTGTTGACATGTTGATACTATCTCAAAAACAGCTAGATAATTTTGACAAGGCATATAGACTCTTAGAGCTAAACTCAAAACCACAAAATATTTTAACGCTAGTTCTTATGGGTTTTATAGATGCAAATTAA